TGGTCCAGGTCGACGTCGCCGTGGTTTGCGCCACGCACCGTAACATGCGCGAGATGATGGCCAGCGGCCAGTTCCGCGAGGACCTCTATTACCGCCTGAATGGATTCGTGGTGCGTCTGCCGGCGTTGCGCGAGCGTGACGACCTGGATGCCGTGGCGCATAGGCTGCTGCAACAGGACCATGCGAATGCGCTGCCGCTCAGCGAACCAGTGGCACGGATGCTGCGCAGCTATCACTGGCCCGGCAATATCCGCCAGCTCGCCAACCTGCTACGCACCGCGCAACTGATGGCCGAGGGATCACCGGAAATCACCGAAGACCACCTGCCTGACGACTTCCTCGAAGACTGGCGCGCGCGACACGCGGCGGAGCCGAACGGAGACGATACCCGCCCCAGTCGGCTCGCCGACATCGAAAGCATGGCCATCCTGACTGCGCTGAAGGCACACGACGGCAATATCTCGGCGACGGCCAAGGCGCTCGGCGTTTCACGCAATACCGTCTACCGCAGGATCGAGGAAGCGGGCGGCCCATCGCCGCAGGGCGACTGACCACCCTTCACGATGGCGGGAGCGGAAGCAACCGCCCCCGTCAACGATCAGCAGCAGTTCAGAAGAAGCCCAGCGGTTGCGTGTCGTAGCTGACCAGCAGGTTCTTGGTCTGCTGGTAGTGGTCGAGCATCATCTTGTGGGTCTCGCGGCCCACGCCCGACTTCTTGTACCCGCCAAAAGCGGCGTGAGCGGGATACAGGTGGTAGCAGTTGGTCCACACGCGCCCCGCCTGGATGGCGCGGCCCACACGGTAGGCGCGGTTGATGTCGCGCGTCCACAGCCCCGCACCCAATCCGTACTCGGTGTCGTTGGCGATCCGAACGGCCTCCGCTTCATCCTTGAATGTGGTCACGGCGATGACCGGCCCGAAGATTTCCTCCTGGAACACGCGCATATCGTTGCGGCCCTTGAGCAGCGTCGGCTTGATGTAGTAACCCTTGGCAAGGCTGCCGGGCATGACCTCCACATCGCCGCCGACCAGGCATTCGGCGCCCTCTTCCCGGGCGATCTCCAGATAGCCGCGAATCTTGTTGTACTGCTGCTCGGACGCCTGCGCACCGACCATGGTCTCGGTGTCGAGCGGATCGCCGCGCTTGATGGCGGCCACCTTGGTCATCACGGCATCCATGAAGCGGTTGTAGATGGATTCCTGCACCAGCGCGCGCGACGGGCACGTGCACACCTCGCCCTGGTTGAAGAACCCCAGCACCAGCCCTTCGGCCGCCTTCTCGATGAAGCTCGGCTCCGCCTGCATGATGTCCTCGAAGTAGATATTGGGTGATTTGCCTCCCAGCTCCACGGTCGAAGGGATGATGTTCTCGGCCGCGCATTTGAGAATGTGCGAACCAACCGGGGTCGACCCAGTGAAGGCGATCTTGGCAATGCGCTTGCTGGTTGCCAGTGCCTCTCCGGCCTCCTTGCCGAAGCCGTGCACCACGTTCAGCACGCCCGGCGGCAACAGGTCGCCAATCAGCTCCATCAGCACGTTGATCCCCAGCGGCGTCTGCTCGGCCGGCTTGAGCACGATGCAATTTCCAGCAGCCAGCGCAGGCGCCAGCTTCCATGCCGCCATCAGCAAGGGAAAGTTCCACGGGATGATCTGGCCCACCACGCCCAGCGGTTCGTGGATGTGGTACGCCACGGTGTGCTCGTTCAGCTCGGCCGCCGAGCCTTCCTGCGCGCGGATGCAGCCGGCGAAGTAGCGGAAGTGGTCCACGGCCAGCGGAATATCGGCATTGAGCGTCTCGCGCACTGGCTTGCCGTTGTCCCACGTCTCGGTAACAGCCAGCAGTTCGAGGTTTTGCTCGATTCGGTCGGCAATCTTCAGCAGGATCAGCGAGCGGTCCTGTACCGCGGTGCGGCCCCAGGCGCCAGCAGCGGCGTGGGCGGCGTCGAGTGCAAGGTTAATGTCCTCGGCGGTCGAGCGCGGAAATTCGGCGATCGCCTCACCGGTCACCGGCGTGGTGTTGGTGAAGTACTGGCCCTTGACAGGCGGCACGAACTCGCCGCCGATGAAGTTGCCGTAGCGCGGCTTGTACGAAACGATGGCGCCGGGGGTGCCGGGATGGGCGTAACGCATGGACTGTCTCCTGATGGATGAGTGACGACGCCAGCGTTCTGGTCTGATTCTGCGTGGCGTCCATGCGTTATTTGCAAAACCCGGGCCACCCTCCGCTGCGGCCCGTTCAAGCCGGAATCCCGTCGATACACCCCGGTGGCAACGAGAAAGACTGTTCAAGAATGGAACACCGGCCGTTCCAGGGATCAACAGTCGGTGGCTACGGCACTGGCCGGTCAGCGGCTCGGCGGCTCAGCGCTGCGACTGCGTCGCACCTGCGGCCGGAAACCGCATCCGCGCGGCCAGACCGCCCAGAGAGGAGCGCTTCAGTTCGAACGCCCCGTCGTACATCGCGCAGATATCGCGCACGATAGACAGGCCCAGTCCACTGCCCTCGACGGATTCGTCCAGCCGGGAGAAGGGTTGCATGGCCTGATGCATGGAGCTTGCGGGCATGCCCGGGCCATCGTCGTCGACGCAGATCTCGATCTCCGACTCCTGCGATACCAGCGTCACGCGGATACGCGTGCTCGCCCATTTCCAGGCGTTGTCCAGCAGGTTGCCGAGCATCTCGACAAGATCCTGCCTGTCACCAAAGAAGTCGGCATTGCCTTCCACACTGACTTCAATCGGCTTGCCCGCATGAAGCCGCACGAGCGCGCGGGCGAGTTCCTCGACCGCCGGGCGGATCGCAACACTTCGCCCGCCCGCGCCGGCGGCACCCACCGCGCGGGCCCGCGACAGATGCCGATCCACCTGCTGGCGCATCGCGTCCACCTGCTGCAGCACGCTCTGGGAGAGCGGACCGGGCAAGGCCGTGGCGCTGTTGGCCAGGATCGCCAGCGGCGTCTTGACCGCGTGGGCCAGATCCGCCGCCTGCCGGCGCGACCGCTCCACGGCATCGTGATTGCGTTTGAGAAGCACGTTGATCTCATCGACCAGAGGCTTCACTTCGGCCGGCCATACCCCCTGCAACGTGGGGTCGCCACCGCCGTGCAGCTTTGCCACCGCCGCGCGCAGGCGGCTCAGCGGCGCCAGCCCAAAGCGGATCTGCGCCCAGACGGCGCCGAGAATGCCCACACCAAGGATGCCGAGTGACAGCCACAACAGATGCCGGAACGACCGTTTGGCGTCCCGCAATTCGGTGCGATCCAGTGCCACCGTGATCTGGACGTACGCGTCATCCCCGGTCAATTGCAGCCTGCGGGACTTCGCCAGCAGCGACTGGCCTTCCGGGCCGTTCCGGATATCGGCGTCTCCCGCCGGAATCTTGCGCTCGATCGTCGTGGGGATGTCGATGTCCCACAGCGACCGCGACCGTAGCGATTGCGTGCCCGACGCGGCCTGCCAGTAGGCGCCCGAGTATGGCCGTTCAAAGCGCGGATCGGCGGGCTGGCGCGTCAGTTCCAGCTGGCCGTGGCCATTCCATTCGAGCGCGGCGGCAAGGCTGGTCAGGTCCCGGTCCAACTCGGTCACATATGTCTTGTCGACGTGACGCCCGAACAGCGTATCGAGCACCCAGCCCGTGGCGCATAACGTGCCGACCACCCACAGCGTGGCAATCAGCAGCAACCTGCCCGCGATGGTGGGCCGCTTCATGCGCCGTGTTCCGGCGGGCGCAGCCGGTATCCGAGGCCACGCACCGTTTCGATGACGTCGACACCGAGCTTGCGTCGCAGGCGACCGACGAATACCTCGATGGTATTGCTGTCGCGGTCATGGTCCTGCGCGTAGATATGCTCGGTCAGCGTGGTCTTGCTGACGATCACACCCTGGTGGTGCATCAGGTAATCGAGCACCTTGTACTCGTGGGCGGTAAGGACGATGGGCGATCCGTCCACACTGACCTGACCAGTGGCGGGCGCCAGCGTGACGGGGCCGCAGACGAGAACGGGCGAGGTATGCCCGGTGGAGCGGCGGATCAGCGCCCGAATACGGGCCAGCAGTTCCTCGGCACGGAACGGCTTGGTGAGATAGTCATCCGCGCCCGCGTCGATGCCTTCCACCTTCTCCACCCAGCTGTCGCGCGCGGTCAGAATCAGCACCGGCACGCCGTTGCCGGCCTGGCGCCAACGCTTGAGCACGGTCAGGCCATCGAGCTTGGGCAGGCCCAGGTCGAGAATGACCGCATCATAGGGATTCTCGGTACCGAGATGCTCGGCGTCGATGCCATCTGACGCGTGATCCACCACATATCCTGCCTGAGACAGCGTATCGGCAAGCTGGCGCGCCAGTGTGGCTTCGTCCTCGATCAGCAGGATGCGCATCGTCGTCAGGGCTTGCGGGCTTTGTCGAGGTCATGCCCCTTTGCCTTCAACAGGCGCGCGTTGCGGGCATCGTACTTGAGCTTGGCCACCGCGCTGTTCGGCAGCAGCAGCTTGACTTCATAGGTCCATATCCCGTCATCGCGGTCCAGCTTGACGTCGATGACGTCGCCCGTGTACTGATTCGAGACGGTCTCGAGGATGTGGGACAGGGGCAGGATCTCGCCCGAGCGCAGCGCCTCGCGGGCGCGGTCGGCATCGGTATCGGCATGGGCGATGCCGGCGGCGCCAAAGGGGCCGAGCGCGGCAACGAGGATCAGGATGTGCGCTGCGGGGCGCAGCCAGCGTGTCAAGGCATTCATGGGGCGCATGTTGCGGGGGCAAGCCTGAACAGAAGCTGAACGCCGCGCTCAGGCGCGGTTCAGGTTCGACAGCGCATGATGCCACGACATTCTCACTCCGTCGCCGCCATGTCACAACGATCCGCCCTACACGCAGTGCTCGCCGGCCTGGTTCAACTCGCCCCGCTGGCCGTGGCGATGGCCGCCGCGGCACTGCCCTTCTGGTACAGCACGCTTTCCCGCTGACCGGAGATCTGGTCAGCCGGGTCAAGCGCCGCGCGTGGCGATGGTGTCCGTACCATCGGCGCCCGCCCGTGCGGGCTGCCGGATGTCTCAGCCCACCTCCCCCCGCATCCCGATCTCGCCGATGAGCTTGTCGTAGCGGGCGTTATCCGCGGCTACCATCTGCGCGAATTCGGCGGGCGATGCGCTCCTGCGAATCTCTCCCGCGTTTGCCTTCATCGACGCATCGAGTTTCCCACTGGCCTGCAGCGCGACCATGGCATCGAACAACTTCTTCGTCAGCGGCGCTGGCAGGCCAGCTGGGGCAAACAGGCCGCTCCAGTTGTCGAGCACGAAGCCTGGCGGCAACGATTCCGCCAGCGTCGGCACGTCGGGAAAATAGATCGACCGCGCGGCTGACGACACCGCCAGCGAACGAAGCTGTCCGTTGCGCAGGAACGGTGCCGCTGTCGATAGAACGGGCATGCCGAACTGCGTCTGCCCACTCATCATCGCCGTCACGATTTCGCTGGCACCCTTGTAGGGGATGTGAACCGCCTTGGTTCGCGTCTGGTGGAGCAGCGACTCCACTGCCAGGTGCGACACACTGCCCTTTCCGCCCGATCCATAGTTCAAGCCATCCGGCTGCCGACGCATTGCTTCGATCAGGTCACGCGCTGTCTTGTATGGCGACGAGGCCGGCACGGCCAACACTACCGGGCCGCCGGACAGCGCCGAAATCGCGGTGAAGTCCTTGGTCGCGTCATACGGCTGGTCGCGATACAGGTGAACGTTGATCACGTGCTGATTGGCCAGCACACCGAGCGTGTAGCCATCCGGCTCGGCACGCTTCAGCGCGCGAGCGCCGATGATGCCGCCCGCGCCACCGATGTTTTCCACCACCAGCGGCTGGCCCAGCACGGGCGCCAGTTCGGCGGAGATCGTGCGGGCCATCGAGTCCGGCGCGGTCCCGGCGATAAACGGCACGATCAACCGGATCGGGCGCGATGGATAGGGTGCGGCTGCCCTGGCCACGCGGCTCATCATGCCGCTCAAGGCCGTGGCACCGGCCACGGCGCCTGCCGTGGCAAACCACTGACGACGATTCATGGTTGTCTCCTGTCATGCGGCGCATTGTCTTGTATCGCAATGTCGCCACGCAAATGCGTTGAGGCCCGTCGGTCAGGTCAGACCCGATCAGGCCAGATGGTCATGCCCCAGTGGGATCGAGAATCGCCTTGGCGATCGTATTCCGCTGGATCTCGCTGGTGCCCGTAAAGATGCGGAACATGCGCAGCTTGCGCCAGGTCTGCTCCACCGGATGGCCGCGCGTCACGCCCACATTGCCGTGAATCTGCACTGCCTTGTCGGCCACCTCGAAGCAGCGCTCCGACACGAACAGCTTGCACGCCGCCGCCTTCATGCGCAGGTCAGCGCCGGCATCGGCAAGCATCGCTGTCTGCGCGATCATGCTCTCGCACGCCCACAGCGCGGCCGCCATATCGGCCAGCATGTGCTGGATGGCCTGGAAACGCGCGATCGGGCCGCCAAACTGGCGGCGCGCGCCCGCGTACTGTACCGACGCCTTGTACGCGCTCATGGCCAGCCCCAGCATCGACGGACAATGCAGCAGCCGGTTGACGTTGATGCGCGACATGCCGAGTTTGAAGCCACGTCCTTCGCCACCGAAGATGTTCGCACGCGGCACACGCACGTTCTCGAAGCGGATATCGCCATCAATATGCTGGCCAGACATCGGTACGTACTCGGTACTGACGGTCACGCCCGGCAAATCAAGGTCGACGAGCACCGCCGTGATCGACGGTGGCGCGGTGGCGGCATCGGTCACGCACATCACGATGGCAAAGTCCGCGAACGGCGCACCGCTGATGTAGTGCTTCTCTCCGTTGATGACGAGATCATCGCCATCTACGACGGCACTGGTCCGAATGCTCTGCACATCCGAGCCAGAATGCGTCTCCGTCAGCGCGAAGCACGTGGACTTCTCTCCGCGAATTACCGGTTGGAAGTAGCGTTCGATCTGGTCAGGCGTCGCGTATTTGAGCATGTTGCCCACGCGGGGCGGCCCGCCGAGATCGCCCAGCACGTGCGGCGCCAGCACCGCCCCGCTGGCGGCCAGATCGGCCTTGAGCGCGCACTGCTCCGCGATATTGAGACCCTTGCCGCCAAGTTCCACGGGCAGGCATGCCGCGTAGAGCCCGAGTTCGCTGGAACGGCGCCAGACGTTGCGCAGCACGTCGCGCGGCCACGGGTCTTCCGCGCCCAGATCCAGCTCGCGCTCCAGCGGCCGCAGTTCCTCGTCGATGAAGCGCTGGATCGCTACGCGCGTATCCAGCAGCACGGGGTTGGTCAGATGTTCGAACATGATGTGCCCCTTAATTGACGCGGCGGCTGGCGCCCACCCAGTACTGTTCCCGCACGACTTTGCGCGCCAGCTTTCCGCTTGCGTTCTTGGGCAGCTCGGCCACGAAATCGACCGTGCGCGGCGACTTGTAGTCGGCGATGCGCGCGCGGCAATGGCCGATCAATTCCGATGCGCTGGCTTGCCGGCCCGGCCACAGCGCCACCACGGCCTTGACGCTTTCGCCCCAGGTTTCATCGGGCACGCTGATCACGCAGGCTTCCATGACGTCCGGATGCTGGTACAGCGTGGCTTCCACTTCGGTCGGGTACACGTTGAAGCCGCCCGAGATGATCATGTCCTTCTTGCGATCGACCAGGTACAGGTAGCCATCGGCATCCACACGCGCCAGGTCGCCGGTGTGCAGCCAGCCGTCGACCAGCACCTCGCTGGTGAGACCGGGCTCACCCCAGTAGCCCTGGAACACATCCTCGCCACGAATCACGAGTTCGCCAATCTCGTCGTCGCAGACCTCCTCGCCGCGTTCGTTGACGACCCGCACCTCGGTTTCCCCCATGGCGCGACCGCACGATGCCAGTCGCTCTGGATGCCGCGCGAGTGCCTCGGCATGATCTGCCGTGGATAGCCGGGTAACGCCGGACGTCGATTCGCTGGCGCCGTAGCCTTGCGACAGGATCGGGCCGATGCGTTCCCACGCCTCGCGAATACGTGCGGGCGCCATGGGCGCGGCGCCGTAGGCCAGCGTCTTCAGGCAGCTCAGGTCTGCCGTGGCCAGCGTGGGCTCGGCCAGCAGCAGGTTGATCATCGCCGGCACCATGAACACGTGCGTCAGGTTCAGACGCGGCACCTCGGCCAGGAAGTGCGCGGGCTCGAACTTCTCGAACAGGACCAGCGTGGCGCCAAGGAACAGATACGGCTGCATCAACATGCCAGACGCATGGGTAATCGGCCCGATCAACGCCAGGCGATCGCCCGGGCGTGCAGGGCGATCCATGCCCAGGATCATCTTGCGCATCGACGCCAGCCGGTTGCCATAGCTCTGCATCGCCGCCTTGATCTTGCCGGTGGAGCCCGACGAGAAATGCAGCACGGCGAGGTCGTCAGGCTGCGGCACATAGTCGATGGCGGTGGTGGCGCCGCCATCGATCAGTGCTTCATAGGCACCGTACTGGCCCTCCGCCCCGGCAATCGCAAAGAAATGCTCCACGCAGCCGAACCCGCGTGATTCCCGCTGGTATCGCGTGTAGCCGGGGCCGACGATCATCACGCGCGGCGTGCAGTTTTCCACGACATCCGACGCCTCTTCGGCGGTGAAACGGGGATTCAGCGCGGCCTTGACCAGCCCGGCCTTGTACAGCGCGCATTCGATCTCCACGATCTCCGGACAGTTTCGCGCCTGGATCGCCACGCGGTCGCCACGGGTCAGGCCCAGCGCCAGCAGCGCGTTCGCCAGCCGCGTGGAACGCTTGTCGAGCTGGCGATAGGTCAGCACGCGATCCCGGTACAGCACGGCCGGGTTGTCGCCCCAGTAACGAGCGGCGCGCCTGAGGAAGTAGGCGAACGTCATGCATGTCTCCTTGCAACGTGTCTGGTATTTGTGCGCCCAGTCTGTAAGATGACGGGCATCACTACAATGCATTGACTGGAATAAAGTCATAAATACTAGGAATGTGCGATGGAGACTCGCGATCTGGAATACGTCCTGGCTGTGGAAACCCACGGTGGCATCGGGCGCGCCGCCGAGGCACTGGACATGACCCAGCCGGCACTTACCAAGGCCGTGCAGCGCGTGGAGGCGCAACTGGGCGTACCGCTGTTCGAACGCACGACGCTGGGTATGCGCGTCACGCAGGCGGGAGCGGTCTTTCTGGAACGGGCACGCCGGATCCGGCTGGAATATGAAGATGCAATCAAGGAAATGCGCGGCATCCAGACCGGCGAACAAGGGATGCTGCGCCTCGGCTATTCCCCTTCGATGCCCAATGCGCTGGTGCTGGGCGCGTGTCGGCAACTGATTCGCGAGCGGCCAGTGGCACGACTGCGCCTGACGATGCGTGTGGCGCGCGAGTTGATGGACCTGCTGCAGGCCGGCGAACTCGACCTGGCCATCGCCCCGTTGCCGCGTCAGGCGAACCCGGCCCTGGTATCGCGTGAACTGTTCACCGACCGCCTGGCCGTGGTGGCCGACGAGAATCATCCGTTGCTACGACGACGCAACCTGACGCTGGCGGACCTGACCGACCAGCAGTGGCTGCTGCCTAGCTCGCACGTGCTGATCCGCCAGCAGATCGACGCCGCCTTCACGGAACTGGGCTTGCCCGCACCGATCCTGCGCGTGGAGACCGACTTCGGCAGCACGGCCCTCTTCGATCTGGTGCGCGGCACCGAAATGCTCTGCATCGCGGGATCAACCAGCAATGGCGCACAGACGGGCCTGCGCCCCATCGCACTGCGACCTGATGCCCTGGACCTGGGCCGACGGGTAGGCGTGATGTCGCGGGCGGGTGCCTATCTCTCGCCGCTGGCCCTGCGCATGATCGGTATTTTCGAGGCGCGGATGCAATGAGGGACGATCGGGACCCGCGCATTACACTGCAGCCTATGAGCCGCAGCCACCCGCAACCGCATCTTCAGGATTCCCTCACCGCCTACTACTGGAGTGGCGACGCCATCCGCAGCCGGCGCGTGAGTGACGTTGTGCTCTCCGGCACCGTCGACATTCCAGAGCCCCCTGCCCGGCTGACCGCAGACTGGGCGCGCGAAATCTCACATCACATGAACCTGGAAGTGGGGGATGTCGAAGTCATGCCCCTGGCGCGAGCACGCGTGCGTTGGCCGGATTATTCGCGCTGCGTGCGCGCGGTCTCGGATTGGGCGAGCACGCTCGGCTTGCCTGAAGTGCTGGCCGCGAGCGATGTGGCGCTTATGGTCTGTCGCGGGGCGCGGTATCACCATGACGGCGACCAGTATGGCGGCGCCGCATTCTGCAATCTCTTCCTGAGCGAGGACAAGGGACAGGACGTCCACTTCCCCTTGCTGGATCTTCGCATTCCGCTGCAGCGGGGCTCGGTGCTGATCTTCGATACCTGCCAGCCTCACGCAGTGATCCCACGCGGCAGCAGCCGTTTCAGCGCCGCCGACTTTCCAGCGAATCAGGATTGCACCCAGCTGTTCCTGACCTGGGAGCTGCCGATCGAGAATGCCCACGTGGCACGGGCTCTCAAGATCGCGTTCGACAGCGACGGATCGACCGCACGCGATCTGGACGAAGAGCAGGTCCGGCTGCATTGCGAACGGGTTGGCGTGTGTCAGGAAACCGGCGCGTGGCAACGCTACGTGGCTGAGTAAATCAGGCCGGCATTCGCACGGCAATCCGCGGGCACGCCGCGGCGATGCGGTCTGCAATCCCCGCCGGGTGCGGCACCGGCATTCCGGCGCGATTGCAGACCTGCAACGACCAGCGCAGGACGCCCTTCTCCGCCAGCGTATGCAGCAGCGCCATCAAATCGGCCTCATCGAATAGCTCGGGATCCCAGGTCGTACGACATTCATAGGCGACACCGCTTGCCACCAGACGCGCCAGCGAGTCCATCACGCGTGTGGCGCTTCCGGGCGTGCCGGTCACGTGGTCGTAGCGGTGCGCGGGCGCCTTGATATCGAAGCCAACCCAGTCGACCCATGGCAGCGCGGCCTCCAGGCGGTCCGGATACATGCCGGCCGTGTGCAGGGCGACCTCGAAACCCAGTTGCCGCACGTCGCGCATGGCGGCCGGTAGCGCGGCCTGCAGCGTGGGCTCTCCGCCGGAGAACACCACGCCATCCAGCAGGCCGCGCCGCCGCGCCAGGAATGCCAGCACGTCTTCCCAGACCCGCGCGGACGGGCTGGCGACCGGGATCAGGTGCGGGTTGTGGCAGTAGTCGCAACGCCAGGGGCACCCCTGGCAGAACACCACGGCGGCCAGCCGCCCGGGAAAGTCGATGCTGGTCAGCGGCGTGAAGCCGCCGACTTTCAGGTCTGCCACAATGGGCTCAGGCCGCGCAGCGGATCTCATCGAAAAACGTGCGCTCGGCATGCTCGCCCTTCTTGCCGGTATTGAAGCTCGCCACCGGACGGTGGTAGCCCATCACGCGGGTCCAGACTTCGCAGGGTTGGCGCTCGTCGTCCTTGAGTGCCAGTGCGGGTTCGATCGAGAAATGGCGGGCGACAGCGAGATCAGTCATGGCGTTGCTCCTCATGTGCGAAACGTCGGGTTGAAAATCGGGAAACCTCACGCCGCCAGCGCGGCGCGTTTGCGCGCGAGAATGTCCTCGTCGCACTTCGGGCAGAAGCGGTGTTCGCCGGCCAGATAGCCGTGCTTGGGGCAGACGGAGAACGTCGGCGTGATCGTGATGTAAGGCAGCCGGAACGACTCCAGCGCGCGACGCACCATCCGCTTGCAGGCCTCCCCGCTCGACAGGCGCTCGCCCATGTAGAGATGCAGGACCGTGCCCCCGGTGTACTTCGATTGCAGGGATTCCTGACGCGCCAGCGCCTCGAATGGATCGTCGGTAAAGCCGACGGGCAACTGCGACGAGTTCGTGTAGTAGGGCTGATCGGCCGTGCCGGCCTGCAGGATGTCGGGCCAGCGCTTGCGGTCTTCACGCGCGAAGCGATACGTGGTGCCTTCCGCTGGCGTTGCCTCCAGGTTGTACATGTGGCCCGTGGCTTCCTGGAATTCGACGATCCGCCCGCGTACATGGTCCAGCAGACGCATCGCCATCGCGTGCCCGGCTTCCGTAGTGATGTCGTACGCATCGCCCGAGAAATTGCGGATCATCTCGTTGATGCCGTTCACGCCAAGCGTCGAGAAATGATTGCGCAGTGTGCCCAGGTAGCGCTTCGTGTAGGGGAACAGCCCTTCGTCCATCAGTTGCTGGATACGCTCGCGCTTGGCCTCCAGCGTGTCGCGGCCCATGTCCAGCAGTGAGTCGAGCCGGTTCAGCAGTGCGGCTTCGTCGCCTTGATACAGGTAACCGAGTCGCGCGCAGTTGATGGTGACCACACCCAGGGACCCGGTCTGCTCCGCACTGCCGAACAAGCCGTTGCCGCGCTTGAGCAATTCACGCAGATCCAGTTGCAACCGGCAGCACATGGACCGGACCATATTGGGCGTCAGGTCCGAATTCACGAAGTTCTGGAAGTACGGCAGGCCGTACTTCGCCGTCATCTCGAACAGCCGCGCGGCGTTCTCGCTTTCCCACGGGAAATCCGGCGTGATGTTGTAGGTGGGGATCGGGAACGTGAAGACGCGCCCTTTGGCATCGCCCTGCGTCATCACCTCGATGTACGCACGGTTGATCATGTCCATCTCCGCTTGCAGGTCGCCATAGCGGAACGGCATTTCCTCGCCGCCGATGACGGGCACCTGTTCCTTGAGATCGTCGGGACATGTCCAGTCGAACGTCAGGTTTGTGAATGGCGTCTGCGTGCCCCAGCGCGACGGCACGTTGAGGTTATAGATCAGCTCCTGGATGTGCTGCCTGACCTCGGGGTACGTCATCGCGTCCTTGCGGATGAAAGGCGCCATATAGGTGTCGAACGACGAGAAGGCCTGCGCGCCGGCCCATTCGTTCTGCATCGTCCCCAGGAAATTCACGATCTGCCCGACCGCGCTCGACATATGCCGCGGCGGCGCGGCTTCCACC
This genomic interval from Cupriavidus metallidurans CH34 contains the following:
- the exaC gene encoding acetaldehyde dehydrogenase ExaC, with the translated sequence MRYAHPGTPGAIVSYKPRYGNFIGGEFVPPVKGQYFTNTTPVTGEAIAEFPRSTAEDINLALDAAHAAAGAWGRTAVQDRSLILLKIADRIEQNLELLAVTETWDNGKPVRETLNADIPLAVDHFRYFAGCIRAQEGSAAELNEHTVAYHIHEPLGVVGQIIPWNFPLLMAAWKLAPALAAGNCIVLKPAEQTPLGINVLMELIGDLLPPGVLNVVHGFGKEAGEALATSKRIAKIAFTGSTPVGSHILKCAAENIIPSTVELGGKSPNIYFEDIMQAEPSFIEKAAEGLVLGFFNQGEVCTCPSRALVQESIYNRFMDAVMTKVAAIKRGDPLDTETMVGAQASEQQYNKIRGYLEIAREEGAECLVGGDVEVMPGSLAKGYYIKPTLLKGRNDMRVFQEEIFGPVIAVTTFKDEAEAVRIANDTEYGLGAGLWTRDINRAYRVGRAIQAGRVWTNCYHLYPAHAAFGGYKKSGVGRETHKMMLDHYQQTKNLLVSYDTQPLGFF
- a CDS encoding sensor histidine kinase; its protein translation is MKRPTIAGRLLLIATLWVVGTLCATGWVLDTLFGRHVDKTYVTELDRDLTSLAAALEWNGHGQLELTRQPADPRFERPYSGAYWQAASGTQSLRSRSLWDIDIPTTIERKIPAGDADIRNGPEGQSLLAKSRRLQLTGDDAYVQITVALDRTELRDAKRSFRHLLWLSLGILGVGILGAVWAQIRFGLAPLSRLRAAVAKLHGGGDPTLQGVWPAEVKPLVDEINVLLKRNHDAVERSRRQAADLAHAVKTPLAILANSATALPGPLSQSVLQQVDAMRQQVDRHLSRARAVGAAGAGGRSVAIRPAVEELARALVRLHAGKPIEVSVEGNADFFGDRQDLVEMLGNLLDNAWKWASTRIRVTLVSQESEIEICVDDDGPGMPASSMHQAMQPFSRLDESVEGSGLGLSIVRDICAMYDGAFELKRSSLGGLAARMRFPAAGATQSQR
- a CDS encoding acyl-CoA dehydrogenase family protein, with the translated sequence MFEHLTNPVLLDTRVAIQRFIDEELRPLERELDLGAEDPWPRDVLRNVWRRSSELGLYAACLPVELGGKGLNIAEQCALKADLAASGAVLAPHVLGDLGGPPRVGNMLKYATPDQIERYFQPVIRGEKSTCFALTETHSGSDVQSIRTSAVVDGDDLVINGEKHYISGAPFADFAIVMCVTDAATAPPSITAVLVDLDLPGVTVSTEYVPMSGQHIDGDIRFENVRVPRANIFGGEGRGFKLGMSRINVNRLLHCPSMLGLAMSAYKASVQYAGARRQFGGPIARFQAIQHMLADMAAALWACESMIAQTAMLADAGADLRMKAAACKLFVSERCFEVADKAVQIHGNVGVTRGHPVEQTWRKLRMFRIFTGTSEIQRNTIAKAILDPTGA
- a CDS encoding AMP-binding protein, whose translation is MTFAYFLRRAARYWGDNPAVLYRDRVLTYRQLDKRSTRLANALLALGLTRGDRVAIQARNCPEIVEIECALYKAGLVKAALNPRFTAEEASDVVENCTPRVMIVGPGYTRYQRESRGFGCVEHFFAIAGAEGQYGAYEALIDGGATTAIDYVPQPDDLAVLHFSSGSTGKIKAAMQSYGNRLASMRKMILGMDRPARPGDRLALIGPITHASGMLMQPYLFLGATLVLFEKFEPAHFLAEVPRLNLTHVFMVPAMINLLLAEPTLATADLSCLKTLAYGAAPMAPARIREAWERIGPILSQGYGASESTSGVTRLSTADHAEALARHPERLASCGRAMGETEVRVVNERGEEVCDDEIGELVIRGEDVFQGYWGEPGLTSEVLVDGWLHTGDLARVDADGYLYLVDRKKDMIISGGFNVYPTEVEATLYQHPDVMEACVISVPDETWGESVKAVVALWPGRQASASELIGHCRARIADYKSPRTVDFVAELPKNASGKLARKVVREQYWVGASRRVN
- a CDS encoding response regulator transcription factor → MRILLIEDEATLARQLADTLSQAGYVVDHASDGIDAEHLGTENPYDAVILDLGLPKLDGLTVLKRWRQAGNGVPVLILTARDSWVEKVEGIDAGADDYLTKPFRAEELLARIRALIRRSTGHTSPVLVCGPVTLAPATGQVSVDGSPIVLTAHEYKVLDYLMHHQGVIVSKTTLTEHIYAQDHDRDSNTIEVFVGRLRRKLGVDVIETVRGLGYRLRPPEHGA
- a CDS encoding PepSY domain-containing protein, whose product is MNALTRWLRPAAHILILVAALGPFGAAGIAHADTDADRAREALRSGEILPLSHILETVSNQYTGDVIDVKLDRDDGIWTYEVKLLLPNSAVAKLKYDARNARLLKAKGHDLDKARKP
- a CDS encoding tripartite tricarboxylate transporter substrate-binding protein, whose protein sequence is MNRRQWFATAGAVAGATALSGMMSRVARAAAPYPSRPIRLIVPFIAGTAPDSMARTISAELAPVLGQPLVVENIGGAGGIIGARALKRAEPDGYTLGVLANQHVINVHLYRDQPYDATKDFTAISALSGGPVVLAVPASSPYKTARDLIEAMRRQPDGLNYGSGGKGSVSHLAVESLLHQTRTKAVHIPYKGASEIVTAMMSGQTQFGMPVLSTAAPFLRNGQLRSLAVSSAARSIYFPDVPTLAESLPPGFVLDNWSGLFAPAGLPAPLTKKLFDAMVALQASGKLDASMKANAGEIRRSASPAEFAQMVAADNARYDKLIGEIGMRGEVG